GTGGACAGCCAGGGTTGTACCGTCGACACCGACATGGACGGAGTCCCCGACGGTCTCGATCTCTGTCCCGATACCGCCCGGGGCGTCGCCGTTGACGAAAAAGGATGTTCCGAGACGCCAATGACGGATGCGGACGGTGATGGAGTGAAGGACGGCGACGACAAGTGTCCCAATACTCCGGAGGGGATGCCCGTGAACTCCTATGGCTGTCCCCGGGACGATGATGGCGACGGTGTCTTTGATTTCGAGGACCAATGCCCCGATACTCCCGAGGGTTCCGTCGTCGGCCCCGATGGGTGCCCCTTGCCTGTTGAGGCGGCGCCCTTGACACTGCGGCTCGAATTCGAATCAGGCGATGCGACGGTGCGTCCCGAGTTTGCCGGTGAACTCGAAAGAGCCTCCGACTTCATCAAGGCTCATCCCAACAGCCGCATCATCATCGAAGGGCACACGGACAGTGTCGGTTCGGCATCTTCAAATCTCGCCCTTTCCCAGGCACGTGCCGAAAGCGTGCGGGACTATCTGATAAGCCATTTCGGCGCCGATGCTCAAAGGATCGAGGCAAAGGGTTACGGTGAGGCGCGCCCCGTAGAAGACAACTCGACTCCGGAAGGCAGGATGCAGAATCGTCGGGTTGTGATTACCCTTATCCCGGGTTCGTAACCGAATATAGGCAATGCACCGGGGCCGGATTTTTCCGGCCCCTTTTTCGTGGTTCGTTCCCTTGATTTTGGTCTGGGCGTTTGCAACAATAGACCCGTCCCCTGATATGCGGATCTTCTTCCCGTCTCCTTTCGGAAGACCGGCAGAAAAGATCACCCGTTAAGGGAATTCCATTCCGGCCACACGAGCGCCTGAAATGGGGTAAATTTGAGTGACGGGCATGCCGCCCGTCGCGAATGCCGACAAGAGAAACGGTCCACATCTAGTTATGCGTCATTCAATTTTCAGAGATGTCTTCTGGGGGCGGCTTCGCCGCAATCGCCTGGCGGTGTTCGGTGCGGTTATCGTCGCCGGGATGTTTATCCTGGCCCTGATTGCCCCTCTGGTGGCCCGGGATCCGGGGGCTATCGATATCGCCCATCGATTGCAGTCTCCGAGTTGGGCCTACCCCATGGGGACGGACGATCTCGGCCGCGATGTGCTGGCCCGCATCCTTTACGGCGCACGTATTTCCCTGCTGGTCGGGTTTGTTGCCGTCGGCATCGCCTCCTTTATCGGAGTGATTCTCGGGGCGCTGGCCGGTTATTACGGGCGCTGGGTCGATGGGGTGATCATGCGCTTCGTCGATCTCATGCTCTGTTTCCCCACCTTTTTCCTGATCCTCGCCGTAATCGCCTTTCTCGAGCCATCCATCTGGAATATCATGATCATCATCGGACTCACCAGCTGGATGGGGGTGGCCAGGTTGGTGCGGGCTGAATTCCTGTCTCTGCGGGAGCGTGATTTCGTGCATGCGGCCAAGGCCCTGGGGGCCGCGGATACTCGGGTAATCTTCCGGCATGTCCTTCCGAACGCCCTCTCTCCTGTTCTCGTCTCCGCCACCCTCGGGGTGGCCGGAGCCATTCTCACCGAAAGTGCGCTTTCCTTTCTGGGCATCGGCGTGCAGCCGCCTACCCCCTCCTGGGGGAACATGCTGATTGCCGGCAAACAGACCCTCGGGACGGCCTGGTGGCTCTCCGCTTTCCCCGGCCTGGCGATTCTCATCACCGTTCTGGGATATAACCTTCTGGGCGAGGGGATCCGCGACGCGTTCGATCCCCGCCTGCAGGAATGACGGGCGCGGAAAGAGAGATTTTCGAATGGGAAATGCACAATTAAGTCATTCCATGTCCCCCTCGGAACTGGTTCTGGCCCGCTGCCGGGCGTTCGGCGGGGGGAATTTCGGTTTTATTTACGACAGTTATCATCCCGAATCTTATTTCCGTGCCCAGTTTCCCAGTCGGCGCGCCTATCTGCGTCACGGCGCCAGCTCTCTTGCCGCTGATTTCCGCATCAGGGAGTGCCGTATCCTGAAGGAACAGATTAACGGGGAGGAGGCGCGGGTGCTGTTCTATCTGGACGCTTTCTTTCGTGATGAACGGGCGGAGAGCTTCGAGCTCTCCTCCTTTCGCATGACGGCTGAAGGCTGGCGGTACCACTCCAGCCAGAAGCTGGCGCGCAGGGAATTTGCCGGAGAGATCGAAGAAATTGGCTTTCGGGATTTCGAGAACGTGCAGGACAAAGTCTTTTTCTGAGACTCACCGTGCCGCTCTCAGGGAAAAAACAGCAGAGCTTTTAATGCAGATCATTGATGAAAAACTTCTCGACCACGTGTCCACGGCCGCCCGGGGCAGCAGCCGCCTGCGAAAGAACCACAACCTCCATGCCGATTATGACGAACCATGCCAGCGCCTGCTCAATGCAGTCGAACCCGGCTCCTACATCCGTCCCCATCGTCACCTGACCCCGCCGAAACCCGAGACCTTTGTCGCCTTGCGCGGGAGCTTCGCCGCCCTGATCTTCGGGGATTCGGGGGAAGTTGAACAAGTGATTCCCTTCAGTGCCGGTGGCGGAACAAAAGGGGTGGACATCCAGGCCGGGGCTTGGCATGCCATCGTTTCCCTGGAGAGCGGATCGATTTTTTTTGAGACCAAACCAGGGCCCTATGTCCCACTTTCAGACAAGGACTGGGCCCCCTGGGCCCCGGCCGAAGGAAGCCCCGAAGCGCCGGCCTATATGGCCGCGCTGGAAGAGATTATCAGGAAAGAAGCAAGACTTATTTTTACAAGGGATGAAGGGGATGAAGGGGAAAATCCCTGTTCGCATGGTTTTTAAGCTTAGATTTTCGATCTTGTGGTTTATCGTCTTCTTTCCGCTGATATGCCATCCCTTAAGGAGGTGATGTGAACAATCGCATCGAACGCGCCCACTGGGCCAGTCGCTTCGGTTTCGTACTGGCGGCGGCGGGAAGCGCCATCGGTCTGGGGAATATCTGGAAATTCCCTTACATCACCGGAAAGAACGGAGGCGGCGCTTTCGTTCTGGTCTATCTGCTATGCATCGTGCTGGTGGGGCTTCCCATCATGATGGCCGAGTTTCTCATCGGCCGGCACGGCCAGCGCGATGCAGTGGGCTCCTTCGAGTCCCTGGAAGGGAAAGGGAGCCCGTGGCGGCTGGTCGGCTGGGGGGGCGTGGCGGCTTCCTTCATCCTGCTCTCCTTCTACGCGGTCGTGGCCGGCTGGAGCTTCGATTACATCTTCAAGTCGGCCTCCGGTAGTCTGGGAGGGAAGACGCCGGAGCAGATCAACGACCTGTTCGGCGCTCTCGTCGCCGATCCCGGCCGAGTCATCTTCTGGCAGTTTCTCTTCATGGCTGCCACGGTGGGAATCGTTCTCGGAGGCGTGCGGGGAGGGATCGAGCGCTGGAGCAAGATCCTGATGCCCGTTCTCTTCCTGCTCCTGCTTCTTCTTTTCATTCGGGGCATGTCCTCACCCGGGGCCCAGGCGGGACTGGAATTCATGTTCCGCCCCGATTTCTCCCGGATTACCCCCGAGGCGCTTCTCGATGCCCTCGGGCACGCTTTCTTCACCCTCTCCCTTGGGGCGGCGACCATGATCACCTACGGTTCATACCTCCCCCCCGATTCGGACCTGTTCACCCTTTCCGTGAGGATAACCCTCCTCGACACCCTGGTCGCCCTGCTCGCCGGGCTGGCGATCTTTCCCGTTGTTTTCGCTGCCGGTCTTGAACCGGGAAGCGGGCCGGGGCTGGTCTTTCAGACGATTCCCATCGTCCTTGCCGGTCTTCCCTTCGGCTCGTTTCTTGCCCTGATTTTCTTCATCCTTCTGGCTTTCGCCGCTCTTTCCTCCTCCATTTCCATGCTGGAGGTTTCCGTGGCCTACCTGATCGACGAGAAAGGGTGGCGAAGGAACCGTGCGACCGTTCTGGTCGGCTCGCTGGCCTTCGTTCTGGGGATCCCTTCGGCCCTCTCCTTCAATCGATGGGCGGAGCTGAAACCTCTTTTCGATAGGACCTTCTTTGATCTTTTCGATCTGCTGGTTTCCTCGTACATGCTCCCCCTGGGAGGGATGTTCGTGGCCCTTTATGCCGGCTGGTTCTGGAAGGGAGAAGAGGAAAAGAACGAGCTGGCGGCCTCCGCCCCCCGCCCCTGGCTCTTTCCCGTCTGGCACTTTCTGCTGAGATACATTACCCCTGCGGCGGTCCTGATCATTCTGCTCAATCAGATGGGAATCTGGGGTTAAATCAAAACCTGAACTTTTCTAATAAAGGTGTGTTTGGAACAGGAGGAAACCCATGGTAGGATACCGCTTCACCATCCCCTATACGGTCAGGGTGGCCGACGTGAACTACGGCGGTCATGTGGCCAATTCGGCCGTCCTGAATTTTTTTCAGGATGCCCGCATCTCCTACCTGGCCCACCTGGGTCCTTTCGGCGAGCTGGATATCGGCGAGGGATGCGGAATCATCCTGCCCGAGGCCCGGGTGAGTTATCTTGCCGAAATGTTTCTCGGCGACCGTCTGGAGATCGGAGTGCGGGTGACGGAAGTGCGCAAATCCGCCTTCGTCATGGAATATCGCATCGAAAGGGAAGGGAAGCCAATGGCCGAGGGGACGACCGGCCTGGTGTCTTTCGATTATCAGTCGCGCAGAGCGAAACGTCTCCCCGGACTTTTTCGTCAGGCAATAACCGATTTCGAGGCCGGTCAGGATGGGACTTGAAGGGGTTGCACTCTGCTCGAATTGTCGATGGAGTGAACAAGAAGGCGCGCAGGGTTGAACATGAAAAAGGGGCCGGCGCGAAAACGGAGTGATTTATGGGAAACATCAAGAGCAGGCTGATTTCAGGTTTTTTAAGCGTAGTGGCCATCTTCGCCATCGGTGCGGGTATTGCGGGAACAAGCGCGAGACAAGCGGCTATAGAGGCGCGACTTTTCCTGAATGAATACTGGCCGACATCCGCTCTTCTCTTGGAG
The window above is part of the Desulfuromonas sp. TF genome. Proteins encoded here:
- a CDS encoding YchJ family metal-binding protein, whose protein sequence is MGNAQLSHSMSPSELVLARCRAFGGGNFGFIYDSYHPESYFRAQFPSRRAYLRHGASSLAADFRIRECRILKEQINGEEARVLFYLDAFFRDERAESFELSSFRMTAEGWRYHSSQKLARREFAGEIEEIGFRDFENVQDKVFF
- a CDS encoding WbuC family cupin fold metalloprotein, which gives rise to MQIIDEKLLDHVSTAARGSSRLRKNHNLHADYDEPCQRLLNAVEPGSYIRPHRHLTPPKPETFVALRGSFAALIFGDSGEVEQVIPFSAGGGTKGVDIQAGAWHAIVSLESGSIFFETKPGPYVPLSDKDWAPWAPAEGSPEAPAYMAALEEIIRKEARLIFTRDEGDEGENPCSHGF
- a CDS encoding ABC transporter permease codes for the protein MRHSIFRDVFWGRLRRNRLAVFGAVIVAGMFILALIAPLVARDPGAIDIAHRLQSPSWAYPMGTDDLGRDVLARILYGARISLLVGFVAVGIASFIGVILGALAGYYGRWVDGVIMRFVDLMLCFPTFFLILAVIAFLEPSIWNIMIIIGLTSWMGVARLVRAEFLSLRERDFVHAAKALGAADTRVIFRHVLPNALSPVLVSATLGVAGAILTESALSFLGIGVQPPTPSWGNMLIAGKQTLGTAWWLSAFPGLAILITVLGYNLLGEGIRDAFDPRLQE
- a CDS encoding sodium-dependent transporter yields the protein MNNRIERAHWASRFGFVLAAAGSAIGLGNIWKFPYITGKNGGGAFVLVYLLCIVLVGLPIMMAEFLIGRHGQRDAVGSFESLEGKGSPWRLVGWGGVAASFILLSFYAVVAGWSFDYIFKSASGSLGGKTPEQINDLFGALVADPGRVIFWQFLFMAATVGIVLGGVRGGIERWSKILMPVLFLLLLLLFIRGMSSPGAQAGLEFMFRPDFSRITPEALLDALGHAFFTLSLGAATMITYGSYLPPDSDLFTLSVRITLLDTLVALLAGLAIFPVVFAAGLEPGSGPGLVFQTIPIVLAGLPFGSFLALIFFILLAFAALSSSISMLEVSVAYLIDEKGWRRNRATVLVGSLAFVLGIPSALSFNRWAELKPLFDRTFFDLFDLLVSSYMLPLGGMFVALYAGWFWKGEEEKNELAASAPRPWLFPVWHFLLRYITPAAVLIILLNQMGIWG
- a CDS encoding thioesterase family protein, whose product is MVGYRFTIPYTVRVADVNYGGHVANSAVLNFFQDARISYLAHLGPFGELDIGEGCGIILPEARVSYLAEMFLGDRLEIGVRVTEVRKSAFVMEYRIEREGKPMAEGTTGLVSFDYQSRRAKRLPGLFRQAITDFEAGQDGT